Proteins found in one Pectobacterium atrosepticum genomic segment:
- a CDS encoding aminotransferase class I/II-fold pyridoxal phosphate-dependent enzyme, whose protein sequence is MKLESLALHHGYESEATTKSAAVPIYQTTSYTFDDTQHGADLFDLKVAGNIYSRIMNPTNAVLEQRLAAIEGGIGALVLSSGMAAIAYSLQALTQVGDNIVSTSQLYGGTYNLFAHTLPRQGVDVRMASFDDFTTLESLIDERTRAVFCESIGNPAGNIVDIAKIAEIAHRHGVPVIVDNTVATPVLCRPFEHGADIVVHSLTKYIGGHGTTIGGAIIDSGKFDWVANKARFPLLNEPDPSYHGVVYTDAFGPAAYIGRCRVVPLRNTGAALSPHSTFLLLQGLETLSLRIERHCSNAEVLASYLNQHPLVTWVNYGALPDSPYKANCDKITSGKASGIISFGIKGGKTSGGHFIDALKMILRLVNIGDAKSLACHPASTTHRQLNAEELAKPGVSEDLVRISVGIEHIDDIIADVAQALEASQKN, encoded by the coding sequence ATGAAACTTGAGTCCCTCGCGCTACATCATGGTTATGAATCTGAAGCGACAACGAAGTCCGCCGCAGTGCCGATTTATCAAACGACCTCTTACACTTTTGACGACACGCAGCACGGTGCCGATCTGTTTGATCTGAAGGTGGCGGGCAATATCTATAGCAGAATCATGAACCCGACGAACGCGGTGCTGGAACAGCGGCTGGCAGCCATTGAGGGTGGAATCGGTGCGCTGGTGCTTTCATCCGGCATGGCGGCAATTGCCTATTCGCTTCAGGCTCTCACACAGGTTGGGGACAATATCGTCAGTACCAGCCAGCTGTATGGCGGCACTTATAACCTGTTTGCTCACACGTTGCCGCGTCAGGGGGTTGACGTGCGGATGGCCTCTTTCGATGATTTTACGACGCTGGAATCGTTGATTGATGAGCGCACCCGCGCCGTTTTTTGTGAATCTATCGGGAATCCGGCGGGAAATATCGTGGACATTGCTAAAATCGCGGAGATTGCACACCGCCACGGTGTACCGGTTATTGTCGATAACACCGTGGCGACGCCCGTGCTGTGCAGACCTTTTGAGCACGGGGCAGATATCGTCGTCCACTCGCTGACCAAATATATTGGTGGTCATGGCACCACGATCGGCGGTGCGATTATCGATTCTGGCAAGTTTGACTGGGTCGCGAATAAAGCGCGTTTCCCGTTATTGAACGAGCCTGATCCTTCTTACCACGGTGTGGTGTATACCGATGCTTTCGGTCCTGCGGCCTATATTGGACGCTGCCGCGTGGTGCCGCTGCGCAATACTGGCGCGGCGCTTTCTCCTCACAGCACGTTCTTGTTGTTGCAGGGACTGGAAACCCTCAGCCTGCGTATCGAACGCCATTGCAGCAATGCGGAAGTGTTGGCTAGTTATCTGAATCAGCATCCGCTGGTGACCTGGGTGAACTATGGCGCATTGCCTGATAGCCCCTACAAGGCAAACTGCGACAAAATTACCTCGGGTAAGGCGTCTGGGATTATCAGCTTTGGTATTAAAGGTGGAAAGACATCAGGTGGCCATTTTATTGATGCGCTGAAGATGATCTTACGGCTGGTTAATATTGGCGATGCTAAATCGCTTGCGTGCCATCCGGCAAGTACCACGCATAGGCAGTTGAATGCGGAAGAACTGGCGAAACCGGGAGTGAGTGAGGATCTGGTTAGAATCTCGGTCGGCATTGAGCATATTGACGACATCATCGCTGATGTGGCGCAGGCGCTGGAAGCCTCGCAGAAAAATTAA
- a CDS encoding L,D-transpeptidase: MSIRAIFTLVLAAATFSQAAFAVVYPLPAANSRLVGENLEITVPEDSTQPLEHFAAQFQMGLSNIMEANPEADVYLPVPGSKMMIPHQLILPDAPREGIVINSAEMRLYYYPKGSKTVVVLPIGIGELGKDTPINWTTSVQRKKAGPTWTPTAKMHAEYAARGETLQKVFPAGPDNPMGLYALYIGNLYAIHGTNANFGIGLRVSHGCVRLRADDIKYLFNSVPVGTRVQFINEPVKATVEPDGSRYVEVHNPLSRTVEEFHSDSPAPISMTPKVSKVLADASVNTSEVDQAVQRRSGMPTKINGLIEQATPAIPVESAAVPATPEIQQEAPEAQPQDSLNAVQNAAPVEPQTTTTEANANRS; the protein is encoded by the coding sequence ATGAGTATTCGCGCGATCTTTACTTTAGTTCTTGCAGCCGCCACATTCAGCCAGGCCGCTTTTGCCGTAGTTTATCCTCTGCCTGCGGCTAACAGCCGATTGGTAGGCGAAAATCTAGAAATCACCGTACCGGAAGATAGCACGCAGCCGTTGGAACATTTTGCTGCACAGTTCCAAATGGGCCTGAGTAACATCATGGAAGCCAACCCAGAAGCGGACGTTTATCTGCCCGTTCCCGGCAGCAAAATGATGATTCCTCATCAGTTAATTCTGCCAGACGCACCGCGTGAAGGCATTGTCATCAACAGCGCCGAAATGCGTCTGTACTACTACCCGAAAGGTTCCAAGACCGTAGTTGTACTGCCAATCGGGATTGGTGAATTAGGTAAAGATACGCCGATTAACTGGACAACCTCCGTTCAGCGTAAGAAAGCGGGCCCAACCTGGACACCAACCGCCAAGATGCACGCAGAATATGCAGCACGCGGTGAGACGCTGCAAAAAGTTTTCCCAGCAGGCCCGGATAACCCTATGGGGCTGTATGCGCTCTACATCGGTAATCTGTACGCGATCCACGGGACCAACGCCAATTTCGGTATTGGCCTGCGCGTAAGCCACGGCTGTGTTCGTCTACGTGCCGATGATATTAAATATCTGTTCAACAGCGTTCCGGTCGGTACACGCGTTCAGTTCATCAATGAGCCAGTGAAAGCCACCGTTGAGCCAGATGGTTCACGCTATGTTGAAGTTCACAATCCGCTGTCCCGCACGGTAGAAGAATTCCATTCTGATTCTCCGGCACCGATCAGCATGACGCCAAAAGTGAGCAAGGTTCTGGCTGATGCCAGTGTGAACACCAGCGAAGTCGATCAGGCAGTCCAGAGACGTTCTGGTATGCCGACCAAAATCAATGGTCTGATCGAACAAGCCACACCGGCAATTCCGGTTGAATCTGCTGCGGTACCCGCTACACCAGAAATTCAACAAGAAGCACCAGAAGCACAGCCGCAAGACAGCCTCAATGCGGTACAAAACGCTGCACCCGTTGAGCCACAGACGACTACGACAGAGGCCAACGCCAACCGTTCGTGA
- a CDS encoding deaminated glutathione amidase, translating to MKVALGQFAVDRKWQQNATTIAEFMSAAQQNGADLLVLPEGVLARDITNPNMVLTAAQPLDGPFVSHLLEASKGSNLTTMLCVHIPNGEGKVWNTLLALRNGEIIAQYRKLHLYDAFSVQESENVLAGEAIPPLLTIAGLNVGLMTCYDIRFPELARRLVLDGADVLVLPSAWIKGPLKEAHWELLVRARALENTTYLVAVGECGVKNIGNSMVVDPLGVVVVQAPETPALIYADIEPERLAYARQALPVLANRRFQKPTLEGEN from the coding sequence ATGAAAGTCGCGCTGGGACAATTCGCTGTTGACCGCAAGTGGCAACAAAACGCCACGACAATCGCTGAATTTATGTCGGCAGCACAGCAAAACGGTGCCGATCTGCTGGTGCTGCCTGAAGGCGTGCTGGCTCGCGATATCACCAATCCCAACATGGTGCTCACCGCCGCCCAGCCGCTTGATGGCCCGTTTGTGTCACATCTGCTGGAAGCCAGCAAGGGCAGCAACCTGACGACCATGCTGTGTGTGCATATCCCGAACGGAGAGGGGAAAGTCTGGAATACGCTGCTGGCGCTGCGCAACGGCGAGATCATCGCCCAATACCGAAAGCTGCATTTGTATGATGCGTTCTCCGTACAAGAATCAGAAAACGTACTAGCAGGTGAAGCGATTCCACCGCTGTTGACCATCGCTGGGTTGAACGTTGGGCTGATGACCTGCTATGACATTCGCTTCCCTGAGCTTGCACGCCGTCTGGTTCTGGACGGCGCAGACGTACTTGTCCTCCCTTCCGCCTGGATTAAAGGGCCGCTGAAAGAAGCGCATTGGGAGCTGCTGGTGCGCGCAAGAGCACTGGAAAACACCACTTATCTCGTCGCCGTTGGCGAATGCGGCGTCAAGAATATCGGCAACAGCATGGTTGTCGATCCTCTGGGCGTTGTCGTGGTTCAGGCACCGGAAACACCTGCTCTTATCTATGCCGACATTGAACCAGAACGGCTGGCGTACGCTCGTCAGGCTCTTCCGGTACTGGCTAATCGCCGCTTTCAAAAACCCACACTGGAAGGGGAAAACTAA
- a CDS encoding cytochrome b561, which translates to MKGKFAPSQIALHWLVFILLVVTYATIELRGFAERGSLLRTVMIVTHFSCGVAILVLMLARLFLRHRHTSPAITPPLSRLQSALGSLTHAVIYLLFITLPILGVASRYYNGRDWMLFGISMPTSATPNFELAETLIGWHETLAPLGYWLIALHTAAALFHHYVMKDNTLLRMMPAKRD; encoded by the coding sequence ATGAAAGGAAAGTTCGCACCATCGCAGATTGCACTGCACTGGCTGGTTTTTATTTTGCTCGTTGTTACCTATGCCACGATAGAACTACGCGGATTTGCTGAACGAGGTTCACTGCTGCGCACCGTGATGATCGTGACGCACTTTAGCTGTGGTGTAGCCATACTTGTTCTTATGCTGGCTCGTCTGTTCTTACGCCATCGGCATACCTCACCCGCTATTACGCCGCCGTTGTCCCGTTTGCAGAGTGCGCTGGGCTCACTCACTCACGCCGTTATTTACCTGCTGTTTATCACGCTGCCGATACTGGGCGTTGCCTCACGCTATTACAATGGCCGCGACTGGATGCTTTTTGGTATCAGTATGCCAACATCCGCTACACCGAATTTCGAGCTTGCTGAAACACTGATTGGCTGGCACGAAACGCTGGCACCGCTAGGGTACTGGCTCATTGCACTGCATACCGCAGCCGCCCTGTTCCACCACTATGTCATGAAAGACAACACGCTGCTGCGCATGATGCCAGCCAAACGTGATTAA